The Salmo trutta chromosome 27, fSalTru1.1, whole genome shotgun sequence genome includes the window GTGTGGTGGATGAGACTCACCGGTCCTGGTAGCAGCGTGTTCCCAGGGTGTTGTGGCTGAGACTCACCGGTCCTGGTAGCAGTGTGTTCCCAGGGTGTTGTGGATGAGACTCACAGGTCCTGGTAGCAGTGTGTTCCCAGGGTGTTGTGGATGAGACTCACCGGTCCTGGTAGCAGTGTGTTCCCAGGGTGTGGTGGATGAGACTCACCGGTCCTGGTAGCAGTGTGTTCCCAGGATGTTGTGGATGAGACTCACCGGTCCTGGTAGCAGCGTGTTCCCAGGGTGTTGTGGATGAGACTCACCGGTCCTGGTAGCAGTGTGTTCCCAGGGTGTGGTGGATGAGACTCACCGGTCCTGGTAGCAGTGTGTTCCCAGGGTGTTGTGGATGAGACTCACCGGTCCTGGTAGCACTGTGTTCCCAGGGTGTTGTGGATGACAGCGAGGCGGATCCAGATGACCTGGTCATCAGGAGACATCTCCTTCGCCTGCTGGTAGTCAGCCAGGGCAAACTCCCACTCGTCCTGCTTGAAGAAACAGTCTGCAGAAACCACAACCACCTTTATAAATATAAGAGGTGATGTGTGCGGTCTACCCAGATGCACTCATTCCTGAAATTGGATGTTATGGATGTGGCATAGCCACAGAAAgaaggggtgctgagggtgctgcagcgcCCCCTGATAAAtccgaatacattttttttttttaatccacaaAATTAGTGCCCTGGCCCTTTATTACTCCGGTATGAGCGAACAAAAATAGCCTTCAGCAGAGCAGGGAGAAAAACAATTCTCAGCACCCCGACCCCTAAACATCTTCCCATGGATATAGGTACTGACTTTATGCATTAACGTATTCAAGTTGTATGAGGAGATATAAAAATCACATCACCAGTCACTTCAAACACATTCTCTTTTGATCTCAGAGACTCCTGCCCACCATCTATAGTCACACAATATTGTTATTTCACTGGGCCAGACTTCAATTGCACCTTTTTCAAGAGGGAGCCCACAACCTTCCTCACCTAATTTCACCTCAGCCAAACTCACCTCCTTCGCCTCCACCCCCTCAGACATACCTCACTTCGGTGATCTTCCCCTCCTCTATTatcccctcccctcatctcttctCACCTCCTCTGTTGATGTAGAGGCCACTCTCCTCCTTCTGCTCCTGGATGGCCTTGTTGAGCAGCAGGACTGCCTCTGTGTAGAAGCTACGGGAGAAGCACTGCACAGCAAAGTCGTTGTAGGTGAGCACCAGCTGGACCTGGGCCTCCCCCTGCACggccctccagtcttcctgggtGTGTCCGCTCAGCTCCGACCCCTGGTCTCCCTCGTCTCCAGCCTCACTCAGCTCCACAGCCAGGACCAAGTCCTCAATGGCAGCAGTAAACTCTTTCAGCCTGCGGTACAGAATACCCCTATGGTGCAAAATACTACATATTAGTGGATAATAGACAGTATGTATCCTCATTTACTACAGATTGGTAGAGAAGCTTCTAACAAGTACATGTAGATGTATATCTCTTCAGTGGTAGCGGAGAATGGTATGGTAAAATGGGGTCAGGTATGTATCAGATAAACAGGCCTAATCAACCCCCTTGCTTGGTGTATCAGAACCTGATAAATACTCTGCCATCAACACCTGAAGAGGTAGTGCCGCCCAGTCTCAGGGCAATGCTCCAGGGCTGTGTTGATCTTGGACAGGGCCTCTGTGAGCTCCCCTGCCAGGGCCCTGCTTACGGCCTGCTGCCTGGCCCTTTCACTGGCCTCCTCTAGCTGGCCCAGCAGGGCACCTGCCTCTGGGCACGACGGACTGAGAGTCAAAGCTGACCTCAGATCATGGTAGCACATTTTTACCTGTATAGAGAATTGTGCTGTCATTACATTAGAATGCATGTAAATGAGACTTTTGATCATTTATATAGATAAAAGTGGCAATGACGTCACACGTGTTGAGCTAGTACATAAGCCATTTATCCCTAGGGTTAAAACTAGAAATCGCCACACCTTTGTTCTTTCTGGCATGGTATTGTCAGATATTGCCCAGTGTTTAACACAGAGTTAACGGAGTGTGAGAGTGTACTACTGACCTGGTTGAGCTGTTTGTGGAGCCGTGCTCTGAGGGTGAACAGATCTGCGGTCTGAGAGTCTGCCTCCAGCCAGTTACTGACCAGCCTCAGACAGTCAGCATAACGGCCCAGGGCCGTCAGACATGCCAGGCTACAACAGCAACAAAGGGGGACACTTCAGTGGTTCACACTTTAAATCTTAGGCGAATAGCACCATCACATGGCTGTACAAGGCGTCTGTCTATCTGTAGAGACGGCTGAGGTCGAAGGATCTCACATGACCTCCTTACGCCGCGTCCACACAGGTTATTGCCGTACGGTACATTTTACGTAGTCTTCACAATCCATGTGCCGCATCACAACAAAAAGATTCACACTACACATTAGCAACTTCTTCTGTGGTTGCTAACTTCTGTGGTTGCTAACTACTGACACCGCACGGCAAAGCAACACACAAGTTAAAAAAATCCAACGCATGCGACACACTGCACGCAGTGCCACGAACCGCAACCTAGTCCCGCAGATGAGCTGCAGAGGTGCAGATTGTCTCCAAATTAAATTAATGGACGTCTGCCGGAATGGTTACAGTTTGACGTAACCTGTATGCATGACGCGTTGGGCAGATAACATATGGATACAGCCAAAGAAAGTGTTTGTAAATAGAGGAAACAGTAACACATCTATTATTTTTATGCACATAGCTCTCCACGTGAATAACTCGTATTTCACACCGACCTCCTCATGTGATATGATCTGCAGCTAGGCTTTAGCTCGGCAGCCTTGGCAAACGACTCCAGAGCATCCAGGAACATGCCCTTATCATACAAACATTGGCCCTGTGGAGTGGacaatattttatatatattacaAACTGTTTTCAAGTGAAAGCAAGAGGTATTTCAATAGTGCTGGATGCTTGCTTGACTGTGTAGGAATGATCATCCTGTTTGAATCTGAGACTATTATAAGAAGTTCACAGCATCACACAGCCGGCCGCTTTGGGGGACAACCTCCCTCCTCACTCTCACCTGTAGGTAATAGATGAAGGCCAGACGTGTGTGTAAGGTCTTAGCCTGAGGCTCCAGGAGGCAGGCATGCCTGTAGCTGACGACTGCAGACTGGAAGTCACATAACTGTAAATAGGCCTCCGCCTGGCTCACATAGAGCTGGGTCTGGATGTCAGGACACGTATGACAACTTCAAACAATTCTTTCAGACAAATCAGACTATATTTCAGTTAAACAATCAATCTCACTCCCATCTGTTCTCCTTCCAACAGCAGTTACTGTAGACATTCAGAATTATTTGGTACTTGATGTCAATTTATGTGGTTCTGTACCTGTTTTGGCTGAAGATTGATAGCTTTTGCAAAGCATGTCACAGCCTTTGAAAATTGGGACTCTGCCATTGCCTCTTCTCCATTCTCATAGCTGCAAATTGATAAATAAGGTGAGTGTCCCTTGGCAAACTCATCTTCAGAGATCCTATTGACATGTGATCAAAGTAaaacagtcgtggccaaaagttttgagaatgatacaaatatacattttcaaagtctgctgcctcagtttgtaagatggcaatttgcatatactccagaatgttatgtagagtgatcagatgaattgcaattaattgcaaagtccctctttgccatgcaaatgaactgaatcccccccaaaaaaattatactgcatttcagccctgccacaaaaggaccagctgacatcatgtcagtgattctctcgttaacacaggtgtgagtgttgacaagaacaaggctggag containing:
- the LOC115164746 gene encoding tetratricopeptide repeat protein 16 isoform X1, with amino-acid sequence MAVPALKMDQQVDDDRVLFPTAVSEEVLVEARRKQAICRLFGSSSIFLSSESRRGDRPDLINILTNKAIEHYENGEEAMAESQFSKAVTCFAKAINLQPKQTQLYVSQAEAYLQLCDFQSAVVSYRHACLLEPQAKTLHTRLAFIYYLQGQCLYDKGMFLDALESFAKAAELKPSCRSYHMRSLACLTALGRYADCLRLVSNWLEADSQTADLFTLRARLHKQLNQVKMCYHDLRSALTLSPSCPEAGALLGQLEEASERARQQAVSRALAGELTEALSKINTALEHCPETGRHYLFRGILYRRLKEFTAAIEDLVLAVELSEAGDEGDQGSELSGHTQEDWRAVQGEAQVQLVLTYNDFAVQCFSRSFYTEAVLLLNKAIQEQKEESGLYINRGDCFFKQDEWEFALADYQQAKEMSPDDQVIWIRLAVIHNTLGTQCYQDRKYQEAADKFSEAINYNPGVSRYYENRAKAHSKLPNVEGAKQDAISTLILDPTNDQVVPLLLSLFPGCSVSDVLSSETARTVKAQLMDSIQACKQSASSVLRMCTGLDKITLSHDADSQSDSQSSEDQFDQGAEPLKACVAPQEEYQQIVRINQQVKRAVRLALEWRQPLQYDGPRLAPARTVEQKQSSLGSKDRPYHWRKFGGFGVNSK
- the LOC115164746 gene encoding tetratricopeptide repeat protein 16 isoform X2 — protein: MAVPALKMDQQVDDDRVLFPTAVSEEVLVEARRKQAICRLFGSSSIFLSSESRRGDRPDLINILTNKAIEHYENGEEAMAESQFSKAVTCFAKAINLQPKQSAVVSYRHACLLEPQAKTLHTRLAFIYYLQGQCLYDKGMFLDALESFAKAAELKPSCRSYHMRSLACLTALGRYADCLRLVSNWLEADSQTADLFTLRARLHKQLNQVKMCYHDLRSALTLSPSCPEAGALLGQLEEASERARQQAVSRALAGELTEALSKINTALEHCPETGRHYLFRGILYRRLKEFTAAIEDLVLAVELSEAGDEGDQGSELSGHTQEDWRAVQGEAQVQLVLTYNDFAVQCFSRSFYTEAVLLLNKAIQEQKEESGLYINRGDCFFKQDEWEFALADYQQAKEMSPDDQVIWIRLAVIHNTLGTQCYQDRKYQEAADKFSEAINYNPGVSRYYENRAKAHSKLPNVEGAKQDAISTLILDPTNDQVVPLLLSLFPGCSVSDVLSSETARTVKAQLMDSIQACKQSASSVLRMCTGLDKITLSHDADSQSDSQSSEDQFDQGAEPLKACVAPQEEYQQIVRINQQVKRAVRLALEWRQPLQYDGPRLAPARTVEQKQSSLGSKDRPYHWRKFGGFGVNSK